From the genome of Nicotiana sylvestris chromosome 2, ASM39365v2, whole genome shotgun sequence, one region includes:
- the LOC104243302 gene encoding lysine-rich arabinogalactan protein 18-like: MDRKIVFLVSFLCIVVASVTGQTPAAAPAKAPVGAKATTPPAAAPTKPKTPAPATAPASAPPTAVSTPPAAAPATAPTTPVVTPPVSAPPAKTPASSPPAAVPVSSPPPAVTPVQSPPAPAPVAATPPAASAPPAPVPVLAPAVSETVPAPAPSKSKGKGKKKGKKHASSPAPSPDMMSPPAPPTEAPGPSMDSDSPSPSLNDESGAEKLKMLGSLVAGWAVMSWLLF; this comes from the exons ATGGATAGGAAGATTGTATTTTTAGTGTCATTTTTGTGCATTGTAGTGGCCAGTGTCACAGGTCAGACACCTGCGGCTGCACCAGCCAAAGCACCAGTTGGTGCTAAGGCTACTACACCACCAGCTGCTGCTCCCACAAAGCCTAAAACTCCTGCCCCTGCTACTGCACCTGCCTCAGCTCCACCCACAGCTGTTTCTACTCCTCCAGCAGCTGCACCAGCCACTGCTCCTACTACCCCTGTTGTTACTCCACCTGTATCAGCACCACCAGCTAAAACACCAGCTAGTTCTCCACCAGCTGCAGTGCCTGTGAGTTCACCACCACCAGCGGTTACACCGGTGCAATCTCCACCAGCACCAGCTCCGGTAGCAGCGACACCACCAGCTGCATCTGCTCCACCTGCTCCTGTTCCAGTTTTAGCACCTGCTGTTTCGGAGACAGTACCAGCTCCTGCTCCTAGCAAGAGCAAGGGCAAGGGAAAGAAGAAGGGGAAGAAACATGCATCTTCACCAGCACCTTCTCCTGATATGATGAGCCCACCTGCTCCTCCTACTGAAGCTCCTGGACCTAGCATGGATTCCGACTCTCCCAGTCCATCTCTCAACGATGAG AGTGGAGCAGAGAAATTGAAGATGCTTGGAAGCTTGGTAGCTGGATGGGCTGTGATGAGCTGGCTCTTGTTCTAA